One genomic segment of Balneolaceae bacterium includes these proteins:
- a CDS encoding metalloregulator ArsR/SmtB family transcription factor, giving the protein MGITKAKLFKSSQKRSAELMKALGHPARVAIIELLADRETCICGDIAEELPLAQSTVSQHLKALKKVGIITVEMDGVRTCYCLSEKGIQELNDLLIPLINDVTTKNKENCC; this is encoded by the coding sequence ATGGGCATTACTAAAGCAAAATTATTTAAATCCTCGCAAAAGCGATCCGCTGAGTTGATGAAAGCTCTCGGACATCCAGCGCGTGTTGCCATTATAGAACTGCTCGCAGATCGGGAAACTTGTATTTGTGGAGATATAGCAGAAGAGCTGCCGCTGGCCCAGTCAACCGTTTCGCAACATCTAAAAGCACTAAAAAAAGTTGGTATTATTACCGTTGAAATGGATGGTGTGCGAACTTGTTATTGTTTGAGTGAAAAGGGAATTCAGGAACTAAACGATCTATTGATTCCATTAATTAACGATGTAACAACCAAAAATAAGGAGAACTGCTGCTGA